The segment GCTAGCACGACTGGAAGCAGAACTCGGCGTACCGGTCATCTCTAGCAACTTGGCGACATGTTGGGGTTGTTTGCGAGCCTTAGGGCATCAGGATCCGATTGATGGGTACGGGAGGCTTTTGTCGGAGCAACTCGGTGCGTAAAGGAACGGAGTGATGTCCAGTATCGTCGATATGTTCAAACGCATGAACTTGGAGATGTCCGGATTGGAAGCGGTGAAGGCAGCGATAGAAGTTGAGGATTACTCCGCTGCCGAGGCAGCCTATCTGGCGTACTAC is part of the Candidatus Poribacteria bacterium genome and harbors:
- a CDS encoding decarboxylase, encoding LARLEAELGVPVISSNLATCWGCLRALGHQDPIDGYGRLLSEQLGA